Proteins encoded by one window of Anguilla rostrata isolate EN2019 chromosome 9, ASM1855537v3, whole genome shotgun sequence:
- the tbx16l gene encoding T-box transcription factor TBX6L, translating to MFLHEERPYCDYSFPLNPQQSTYSSFPPEWKDAVLRSQCRDAAKVEAQGEICAQQTRVSLQGRELWDTFRGIGTEMIITKAGRRMFPACKVSLTGLNPKTKYVLMMDMVPFDDSKYKWNKDRWETNGVTEPHLPNRFFIHPDSPALGERWMQYPVSFHKLKLTNNTLNTNGLVILHSMHKYQPRLHILQTPDPCGLHSRGYLRFTFPEAAFIAVTAYQNPQITKLKIDNNPFAKGFRDHGLNGKRQRERPVQNSRKQPAESSHETGPRSPTAAKAFDAGDGADLTVSSSEDACASASRAEGGAGPNPFISAFMRRCAADTACGVEEWAEGIKLLSSQDTLPATPYASSAHYGGRPPCLANGVAGLPRPPPQGPSLESLGCGSLSLGPQGLRSHGSGAEDQPLRPGDQPQRPGDQPQRPGNHPPAVSEADAAAKGRAQLQPDFDYPLPYPPKVSRVHLPESTLRSLEMASAGDPSSPRPLADIINRIRGRREGSPGKLQPAQAAWPPLALAKDALAQPYQSPLERSGEHLILQGMLGYQSGAAASAQVSSGHADARVPLSPAEYPYKMPLLDFYVNDFTRR from the exons ATGTTTCTGCATGAAGAGAGGCCATATTGTGACTACTCCTTTCCCCTCAACCCCCAGCAGAGCACCTACAGTTCCTTCCCACCGG AATGGAAAGATGCGGTTCTCCGGAGCCAATGTCGGGATGCCGCGAAAGTGGAAGCGCAGGGCGAAATTTGCGCTCAGCAGACACGGGTGTCGCTACAGGGTCGCGAACTATGGGACACATTCCGAGGCATAGGAACAGAGATGATAATCACAAAAGCTGGCAG ACGGATGTTTCCCGCCTGCAAGGTCAGCCTCACTGGGTTAAACCCCAAGACCAAGTATGTGCTGATGATGGACATGGTGCCTTTTGATGACAGTAAATACAAG TGGAACAAGGACAGGTGGGAGACGAACGGCGTGACCGAACCCCACCTGCCCAACCGCTTCTTCATCCACCCGGACTCCCCCGCCCTGGGGGAGAGGTGGATGCAGTACCCGGTCTCCTTCCACAAGCTCAAGCTCACCAACAACACGCTGAACACCAACGGCCTG GTGATTCTGCACTCCATGCACAAGTACCAGCCCCGCCTGCACATCCTCCAGACCCCGGACCCCTGCGGCCTGCACTCCCGGGGCTACCTGCGCTTCACCTTTCCCGAGGCGGCTTTCATCGCGGTGACCGCCTACCAGAACCCGCAG aTAACAAAACTCAAGATAGACAACAACCCATTTGCAAAAGGCTTTCGTGATCATGGACTCAATGGTAAAAG GCAGAGGGAAAGGCCAGTCCAGAACTCCAGGAAACAGCCAGCAGAAAGTTCCCATGAAACAGGACCCAGAAGCCCTACTG CGGCGAAGGCATTCGACGCAGGTGACGGAGCAGACCTCACGGTTTCCAGCTCGGAGGACGCCTGCGCCTCGGCGTCCCgggcggagggcggggccggcccGAACCCCTTCATCTCCGCGTTCATGAGGCGGTGTGCCGCCGACACCGCCTGCGGCGTGGAAGAGTGGGCGGAGGGCATCAAGCTCCTGAGCAGCCAGGACACGCTCCCTGCCACGCCCTACGCCAG CTCCGCCCATTATGGAGGCCGGCCTCCCTGCCTGGCCAATGGCGTGGCGGGGCTCCCCAGGCCGCCTCCTCAGGGCCCGTCCTTGGAGAGCCTGGGCTGCGGGAGCCTCTCGCTCGGCCCTCAGGGTCTGCGTTCTCACGGCAGCGGAGCCGAGGACCAGCCACTGCGCCCCGGCGACCAGCCACAGCGCCCCGGCGACCAGCCACAGCGCCCCGGCAACCACCCCCCCGCCGTCTCCGAGGCCGACGCGGCGGCAAAGGGGAGGGCCCAGCTGCAGCCGGACTTCGACTACCCCCTCCCTTACCCCCCCAAGGTCAGCAGGGTCCACCTGCCCGAAAGCACTCTGAGGAGCCTGGAAATGGCCTCTGCCGGCGaccccagcagcccccgccccctcgctgACATCATCAACAGGATTCGGGGGAGACGAGAGGGCAGTCCGGGGAAGCTCCAGCCGGCTCAGGCCGCTTGGCCGCCCCTGGCCCTGGCCAAGGACGCCCTGGCACAGCCGTACCAGTCGCCGCTTGAGCGCAGTGGCGAACACCTGATTttgcagggcatgctgggataccaGAGTGGCGCGGCAGCCAGTGCGCAGGTGAGCAGTGGCCACGCTGACGCCAGAGTGCCACTGTCCCCTGCGGAGTACCCCTACAAAATGCCTCTGCTCGACTTCTACGTCAACGATTTCACTAGGAGATGA
- the eral1 gene encoding GTPase Era, mitochondrial: MALRFSGIIFRNVLRCSVKVHKAAPVENASWFLNTGGGFGCLRTSGQICLHFTPVCFIASEAVSGMLVQGKAVETHDSFCHRPASVPPNNAEQKTLLVNRPDQPENSKILKVAIIGAPNAGKSTLSNQLLGRKVFAVSKKVHTTRSRAEGVLTEDNTQIVLLDTPGLTTPSKVKRHQLERTLLVDPWNSVQEADLVVVLVDVSDKWACNKLDFEVLKCLAQNSNIPAVLVLNKVDRLKAKHKLLDITSSLTEGVVDGRKIRVSSAFRELPERRGLDSKAAAAGVDAGAQESADPSPQGPADLPQAVTDGDGNRKLSKEELRQLKSRQGWPHFRDVFMLSAVDAEEVEALKRYLVLGAKPGSWHYHSGVLTDQSPEDICTNAVREKLLEYLPQEVPYNVSQIIEMWQEGENGQLDISLKLYVKKEGHMKMLIGQAGQVIARIAGEAGEDLANVFLCDVRLKITVKVKK; this comes from the exons ATGGCGTTACGTTTTAGCGGCatcatttttagaaatgtcTTGCGGTGTTCTGTTAAAGTACACAAAGCTGCGCCAGTTGAAAATGCGTCATGGTTTCTGAACACAG GTGGTGGTTTCGGCTGCTTGAGGACCAGTGGACAAATCTGTCTTCACTTCACTCCCGTCTGTTTTATTGCATCGGAGGCGGTTTCGGGAATGCTGGTACAAGGCAAAGCAGTAGAAACACATGACAGCTTTTGTCACCGTCCAGCCTCGGTTCCGCCTAACAACG CTGAGCAAAAGACTTTGCTGGTTAACCGTCCGGATCAACCTGAAAACTCAAAGATATTGAAAGTAGCCATCATTGGTGCCCCAAATGCAGGGAAATCAACTTTGTCCAATCAGCTCCTTGGAAGAAAA GTGTTTGCTGTATCAAAGAAAGTGCATACAACTAGGTCTCGTGCTGAAGGTGTCCTCACAGAAGATAACACCcaaatt GTTTTACTAGATACTCCTGGCCTCACGACCCCTTCGAAAGTGAAAAG gcACCAGCTGGAGAGGACTCTCCTTGTGGATCCTTGGAATTCAGTTCAGGAGGCTGACCTAG TGGTAGTCCTTGTGGATGTGTCTGACAAGTGGGCCTGCAATAAACTGGACTTTGAGGTCCTGAAATGTTTGGCTCAGAATTCGAACATCCCAGCGGTCCTCGTCCTAAATAAG GTAGATCGGTTGAAGGCTAAACATAAGCTGCTGGACATCACCTCCAGCCTGACGGAAGGAGTGGTCGATGGGCGGAAGATAAGAGTCAGTTCAGCCTTCAGGGAACTGCCTGAGAGGCGGGGCCTAGACTCGAAGGCGGCCGCAGCCGGAGTGGACGCGGGTGCGCAGGAGTCCGcggacccctccccccagggtCCCGCCGACCTCCCTCAGGCTGTCACCGACGGCGACGGGAATCGAAAGCTGAGCAAAGAGGAGCTGAGGCAGCTGAAATCCAGGCAAGGCTGGCCCCACTTTCGGGACGTGTTCATGCTCTCTGCCGTGGACGCTGAGGAGGTGGAAGCTCTGAAG AGGTATCTGGTGCTAGGGGCCAAGCCGGGGTCGTGGCATTACCACAGCGGAGTGCTGACTGACCAGAGTCCAGAGGACATCTGCACCAACGCCGTGAGGGAGAAGCTTCTGGAATATCTGCCCCAGGAGGTGCCCTACAATGTCTCTCAG aTTATTGAAATGTggcaagagggagagaatgggCAGCTGGACATATCGCTGAAGCTGTATGTGAAGAAGGAGGGTCACATG AAAATGCTGATTGGACAAGCTGGTCAGGTGATTGCTAGGATTGCCGGGGAGGCAGGGGAAGATCTGGCCAATGTTTTCCTGTGTGATGTCAGGCTGAAGATAACCGTGAAGGTCAAAAAATAA